The following nucleotide sequence is from Chloroflexia bacterium SDU3-3.
TATCATTCAGCTAGAGGTGGCGGATGATGGCGTGGGGTTCGACAGCGCCGCGCCAGCGCCGACGGGCCACTACGGCCTGGGCGGGCTGCGCGAGCGCGCCCAGCTGATCGGCGCGGCGCTGGAGGTGGCCAGCGCGCCCGGCAGGGGCACGCGGCTGCGGCTGAGCGTTCCATACGCGGAGGGCAGGGCATGATACGGGTGCTGATCGTGGATGACCAGGACATCGTGCGCGAGGGGCTGCGGGTGGTGCTGGGGGCCAGCCCGCAGATCGAGGTGGTGGGCGTGGCAGCGGATGGCGCGGCGGCGGTGGAGCAGGCGGCAGCGCTGCGCCCCGATGTGACCCTGATGGACCTGAAGATGCCGCTGATGGACGGCGTGCAGGCCACCCAGGCCATCCGGCAGCGCACCCCCGAGGTGGCCGTGATCGTGCTGACCACCTACGACGAGGACACATGGATTCTGGATGCCATCCGCGCGGGGGCCGCAGGCTACCTGCTGAAAGATACCAGCAGCGCCAGCCTAGTGGCCGCCATCGAGGGCGTGGTGGCGGGCAGAACCCATATCGACCCGGCGGTGGCGGCGCGGCTGTTCAGCTTCGTGCGCACGGGGGTGCCCGCCCGCAGCGCCGTGGTCGATCAGCTCAGCGAGCGCGAGCTGGGCGTGCTGCGGCTGCTGGCCAGCGGCCTGAGCAACAGCGCCATCGGCGATAGGCTGGGCCTAGCCGAGGGCACCGTGCGCAACCACGTGACCAGCATCTTTGCCAAGCTGGGCGTGGCCGACCGCGCCCAGGCCACCGCGCTGGCCTGGCGCTACGGCCTCGTCACCCCCGATGGCGGCTAGGGCTACTCGGCGGTGAAACCCTTCTCCTTGGCCCGCAGCAGCGCGGCCCGCCGCCCGCCCTCGGTGTCGGTGCTGCCATCGGCCAGATTGTTGAAGCCCACCGCCCGCCGCAGCCCGCCCAGCGCCACCAGCTCCACATCGCGGGTGTCGCCCGGCTCGAAGCGCACCGCCAGCCCGGCGGGGATGTTCAGGCGCATGCCCAGTGCCGCCTCACGGTCGAAGGCCAGGGCCCGGTTCACCTCGAAAAAGTGGAAGTGCGACCCGACCTGGATGGGCCGGTCGCCCGTGTTGCTCACGCTGATCGTCACCGTTGGGCGGCCCGCGTTGATCTCGATCGGCTCGTCGCGCAGGATGTAGCGGCTGTTCCCCGAAGCGGCCATGGTCCCCTCCTCGTCTAGCAATCCCTCGGCAATCCTACAGAAACCAGATCACTCGGCATTCCACGAGCGCCACGAGTAGGCCGGCTCGTAGCCCAGCAGCCTGCGGGCCTTCTCGATCGAGAGCAGCGTCTCGTGCTCGCCGGTGGTGGCGCGCAGGGGCACGCCGGGGAAGACCTCGGCCATCAGCGCGCTGTTGGGCGTCTCCATCACCGTGTCGGCGGCGGCGATGATGAACGACTCGGCACCCTTGATGTCTGCCAGCAGCCCTAGGCGGCAGGAGAGCGCCACGTCGCGGGCATCCACATAGCCCCACAGGTTCCACTTGCGCAGCCGTGCGTCGGCCTGGAAGCTGCGGAACTGCGCGTAGTCCTGCGGCTCCATCACATTCGAGAAGCGCAGTCCAACAAAGGGGATGCCGCTCTGGCGGCTGATCTGGCGGGCCATCTCCTCGCCCAGCACCTTGGAGAGCGCGTAGCTCGACTGGGGGTAGAGCGGGTGGGCCTCGTCGATCGGGGCGTAGTGCGGCTGCTCGCGGTCGAAGGGCAGGCCCAGCGTGGTCTCGCTGGATGCCCAGACCACGCGGCCCAGGCCCAGCAGCGCGGCGGCGCTAAATACGTTGTAGGTGCTGGTGGTGTTGACAAAAAACGTGCGGGCGTCGGTCTCTAGGCCTGGGGCAGGGATGGCGGCCAGATGCACCACAGCATCTGCGCCGCGCAGCGCCTCCACCGCCTGGCCGTAGTCCGTCAGGTCGGCGCGCAGGAATGGGGCGAGCAGCTCGTGGGGCTTGGCCAGATCCACGTTGAGCACATCGTACCCGTGCTCCGCCAGGTCGCGCACCACTGC
It contains:
- a CDS encoding response regulator transcription factor, with the translated sequence MIRVLIVDDQDIVREGLRVVLGASPQIEVVGVAADGAAAVEQAAALRPDVTLMDLKMPLMDGVQATQAIRQRTPEVAVIVLTTYDEDTWILDAIRAGAAGYLLKDTSSASLVAAIEGVVAGRTHIDPAVAARLFSFVRTGVPARSAVVDQLSERELGVLRLLASGLSNSAIGDRLGLAEGTVRNHVTSIFAKLGVADRAQATALAWRYGLVTPDGG
- a CDS encoding urease subunit beta gives rise to the protein MAASGNSRYILRDEPIEINAGRPTVTISVSNTGDRPIQVGSHFHFFEVNRALAFDREAALGMRLNIPAGLAVRFEPGDTRDVELVALGGLRRAVGFNNLADGSTDTEGGRRAALLRAKEKGFTAE
- a CDS encoding NAD(P)-dependent oxidoreductase yields the protein MKKIVVTGGSGKAGRAVVRDLAEHGYDVLNVDLAKPHELLAPFLRADLTDYGQAVEALRGADAVVHLAAIPAPGLETDARTFFVNTTSTYNVFSAAALLGLGRVVWASSETTLGLPFDREQPHYAPIDEAHPLYPQSSYALSKVLGEEMARQISRQSGIPFVGLRFSNVMEPQDYAQFRSFQADARLRKWNLWGYVDARDVALSCRLGLLADIKGAESFIIAAADTVMETPNSALMAEVFPGVPLRATTGEHETLLSIEKARRLLGYEPAYSWRSWNAE